One window of the Papaver somniferum cultivar HN1 unplaced genomic scaffold, ASM357369v1 unplaced-scaffold_115, whole genome shotgun sequence genome contains the following:
- the LOC113329035 gene encoding ring canal kelch protein-like: MITGRKKKTMPLMDRIGRHPGVNSSVTAKNLLTNDIGGVIFGCTRYTMEECLSNQIFGLPAFHIAYIKNIKPGLPLFLFNYSDRKMHGIYEAASDGEMNINPYGWSENGQEFTKYPAQVRICIRKQCKPLLENQYKPIIIDNYYTEGHFWFELDHSQTGHLIWLFESSPIAVPVYPQAAPKQKLASKPSKEVECEDSWETVSDSTVTNLNQHEVAIKSPAKLPQYKSKWNVLRDMNSESDENEEEALSFYDSEDDTPWHVQTSFELGSSSPTPCKEELVYGKLLQLVNENEKADCDSVGDEENVGWSCDLNASAVDINCEPEIPSFNSEKHEVVSTNSSDARSENNQNWEPDLDKLEEENEEDLVYRKLLQLVNEREKANCDSVGNEENVGVSYDLTSHADFNCDLVGDEGNVGATYDLTSHADFNCEPEAPILSFEKHEVVSTNFVDTRFFSPTSSGVKSILDQLRKEVDEVKVQELQMTSQLEMKLTKAEIQVQQLTERITKLESQLSLSTASVKSLKTCWADTMDMEEFLGNNKLVFLFGGYDGAAWLSTVDCYSPLSDTKKSLGPMNIARSYAAAAALCGDIYVFGGGDGKLWLNTVESYNAQRNEWTPRPSLAHKKGCLSGVTLGNKIFAIGGGDGVNCFSDVEMFDPAVGKWMPTQPMHQKRFSSAAVELNGAIYVAGGFDGEDYLNSVERFDPREVVSWSSIPSMNIRRGCHSLVTMNEKLYALGGYNGENMVSSIEEFDPRKNSWIVRDEMKEARGYATAAVIGESIFVLSGLKNGKVLTETVECYKEGQGWSVANLKGAGKRCFFTAISM; encoded by the exons ATGATAACGGGGAGGAAGAAAAAGACTATGCCTTTAATGGATAGAATTGGGCGGCATCCGGGTGTTAACAGCAGTGTAACAGCAAAGAATTTATTGACTAATGATATTGGAGGGGTCATATTTGGATGTACAAGATACACCATGGAGGAATGTCTCTCCAACCAGATATTTG GTTTACCGGCTTTCCACATTGCATACATAAAGAACATCAAACCTGGCTTGCCACTATTCTTGTTCAATTACTCTGATcgaaaaatgcatggaatatatgaaGCTGCAAGCGATGGCGAAATGAATATCAACCCATATGGATGGAGTGAAAATGGTCAAGAGTTTACTAAATATCCTGCACAG GTACGCATATGCATCCGAAAGCAATGCAAGCCATTGTTAGAAAACCAGTACAAACCAATAATCATAGACAACTATTACACTGAAGGTCATTTTTGGTTTGAGCTTGACCATTCTCAGACCGGTCATTTGATCTGGCTGTTTGAATCCTCGCCCATAGCTGTCCCTGTGTATCCTCAAGCTGCACCCAAGCAGAAATTGGCTTCTAAACCTAGTAAGGAAGTTGAATGTGAAGATTCGTGGGAGACAGTTTCAGACAGTACTGTGACTAACTTGAATCAGCATGAGGTAGCAATCAAGTCTCCAGCTAAGCTTCCACAGTATAAGTCAAAGTGGAATGTTCTTCGAGATATGAACTCTGAGTCTGATGAAAATGAAGAGGAAGCTCTGAGCTTTTATGATTCAGAGGATGATACTCCTTGGCATGTGCAGACCAGCTTTGAGTTAGGTTCATCAAGTCCTACTCCATGCAAGGAGGAACTTGTCTATGGTAAACTATTGCAGTTGGTTAATGAAAATGAGAAGGCAGATTGCGATTCAGTAGGtgatgaagaaaatgttggtTGGTCGTGTGATTTGAATGCTAGCGCTGTGGACATCAATTGTGAGCCAGAGATACCATCGTTTAATTCAGAGAAGCATGAAGTGGTCTCAACCAATTCTTCTGATGCTCGTTCTGAAAACAACCAGAATTGGGAACCTGATTTAGATAAGTTGGAGGAAGAAAATGAGGAGGACCTTGTCTACCGTAAACTATTGCAGTTGGTTAATGAAAGGGAGAAGGCAAATTGTGATTCAGTAGGTAATGAGGAAAATGTTGGTGTGTCATATGATTTGACTAGCCATGCGGACTTCAATTGTGATTTAGTAGGTGATGAAGGAAATGTTGGTGCGACGTATGACTTGACTAGCCATGCGGACTTCAATTGTGAGCCAGAGGCGCCAATACTTAGTTTCGAGAAGCATGAAGTGGTCTCAACCAACTTTGTTGATACTCGCTTTTTCTCACCTACCTCTTCTGGTGTCAAGTCTATTTTAGATCAG TTGAGGAAAGAGGTTGATGAGGTTAAAGTTCAAGAACTTCAAATGACTAGTCAATTGGAGATGAAACTG ACTAAGGCAGAGATTCAAGTTCAACAGTTGACAGAGCGTATCACAAAACTGGAGTCTCAGCTGAGTCTTTCCACTGCATCTGTAAAGAGTCTAAAGACATGTTGGGCTGATACCATGGACATGGAGGAGTTCCTTGGCAACAATAAGCTAGTATTCTTATTTGGTGGTTATGATGGCGCTGCTTGGTTGTCAACCGTGGACTGTTATTCACCTCTTAGTGACACCAAGAAATCTTTAGGGCCAATGAACATAGCCCGTTCATATGCCGCAGCTGCTGCCCTCTGTGGTGACATTTATGTatttggtggtggagatggtaaATTGTGGTTGAATACAG TTGAATCTTACAATGCACAAAGAAACGAGTGGACTCCCCGTCCTTCATTAGCACACAAAAAGGGATGCTTATCCGGGGTAACTTTGGGTAACAAAATTTTTGCAATCGGTGGTGGAGACGGTGTGAATTGCTTTTCAGATGTAGAAATGTTTGATCCAGCTGTTGGAAAGTGGATGCCTACTCAGCCCATGCATCAAAAG AGGTTTTCTAGTGCTGCAGTAGAGCTCAATGGTGCGATTTATGTTGCTGGGGGATTTGATGGAGAAGACTACTTGAA TTCAGTGGAACGATTTGATCCCAGAGAAGTAGTTTCTTGGTCCAGCATCCCAAGTATGAACATTCGACGAGGGTGTCACTCCTTAGTCACTATGAATGAGAAACT ATACGCGTTAGGAGGCTATAACGGAGAGAACATGGTTTCAAGCATTGAGGAGTTTGACCCTCGTAAGAACTCATGGATAGTACGCGATGAAATGAAGGAAGCTAGAGGATATGCAACTGCAGCAGTCATTGGAGAATCAATCTTTGTTCTTTCAGGGCTGAAAAATGGCAAAGTATTGACAGAAACG GTGGAGTGTTACAAAGAAGGTCAGGGTTGGTCAGTGGCTAACCTTAAGGGCGCAGGGAAGAGATGCTTCTTCACCGCGATTTCTATGTGA
- the LOC113329069 gene encoding uncharacterized protein LOC113329069, with protein sequence MYDKLNKPGTEITSLLLPDSFWKSIWKIDMSQRVKVFLWKCIQNVIATNVNLYGKVDNINPNCTMCGENLETAEHLFFHCSYAREIWEMAPNPISLQLDPATPLLDTYKDWIKNPRQEISLELILTKIWMIWKERCNRVFESKIRTTTQLSQDILLHLSFWTRNHSKPTKQNKKITAHKPSWIAPVHNTKKINIYAAWDSSITPSSFALILRNDRGYFERSRAGPSRSIDPQEAEAIRVYQTTVWAKEKHLKDYSIEGDCESCFNYLQGKHSEISWRSKALLNEASKIIKESHSVLSFHFISRLGNTVADALVNFVKSLSLVTDWDMNPLTCILKKLAVHKSNIRKITQLSILDGSTWDVMEPPLKC encoded by the coding sequence ATGTATGATAAGTTGAATAAACCAGGAACTGAAATAACTAGTCTGCTTTTACCGGACTCGTTCTGGAAATCCATATGGAAAATAGATATGTCTCAAAGAGTGAAAGTGTTTCTTTGGAAATGTATACAAAACGTTATTGCGACTAATGTGAATCTTTACGGAAAAGTAGATAATATTAATCCTAATTGTACTATGTGTGGTGAAAATCTTGAAACAGCTGAGCATCTTTTCTTTCACTGCTCATATGCTAGAGAAATTTGGGAAATGGCTCCAAATCCTATATCTCTTCAACTAGATCCAGCTACTCCCTTATTAGACACATACAAGGATTGGATTAAAAACCCAAGACAGGAGATATCTTTAGAATTAATTCTAACCAAAATATGGATGATCTGGAAAGAACGGTGTAACAGGGTCTTTGAATCAAAAATTAGAACAACAACACAACTATCTCAGGATATCCTACTACACTTATCCTTTTGGACTAGGAACCACTCCAAGCCCActaagcaaaacaagaaaataactgCTCATAAACCCTCTTGGATAGCTCCAGTTCATAATACGAAGAAAATAAACATTTATGCAGCTTGGGACTCTTCTATAACCCCCTCAAGTTTTGCTTTAATCTTACGTAATGATAGAGGATACTTTGAAAGAAGCAGAGCAGGACCATCACGCTCAATAGACCCACAAGAAGCAGAAGCAATAAGAGTGTACCAGACAACAGTTTGGGCAAAGGAAAAGCACCTCAAAGATTACAGCATAGAAGGAGATTGTGAAAGTTGTTTCAACTACTTACAAGGAAAGCACTCTGAGATTTCATGGAGAAGTAAAGCTCTTCTTAATGAAGCTTCTAAAATCATTAAAGAGAGTCATAGCGTTTTGAGTTTTCATTTTATATCTAGACTAGGAAATACAGTAGCAGACGCTCTTGTTAATTTTGTTAAAAGTCTATCTTTAGTTACGGATTGGGACATGAACCCTCTAACTTGTATCTTAAAAAAACTGGCAGTACATAAATCTAATATAAGAAAAATTACACAACTCTctatattagatggctctacttggGATGTAATGGAGCCTCCTTTAAAGTGCTAG